The following is a genomic window from Capnocytophaga stomatis.
GCTACAAAAATCTGTTCGGAATCAGCACTTCACACAAAGATTATTACAATTACAGGTCACAATTCAATTTATGGATGCAATCGCACAACTTCTTCCGATTAGATATCGAGTTTTTCTGGCAAGCTAATGATAATTTCGACTACGAAAAGGCTCAAAAAATCATCAAAACTTATCTACCTATTGTCCGAATTGATTACGCTTACGGCTATCTTGCTGATAAAAACCTAACTTGGGATGAATGGATAACAAAAGAAAGTTTTTGGAGTTCCACCTCCTATATTCCTAAGGAAGAGGAGATTTGGCAAGGACAAATTGGTGAAATCTTAAATGGAAAAATCAAAAAAATATACGCCTTTAATGTTTTTAATAAAGCCCAAAGCGAGAAAACATCACACGAAAACCTGAAACGTATTCCACTTAATGATGAAATTGAAATTGGTTTGCTTATATAGAAAGTATTTCAAAGCCTAATTAGCTTCATCAGAACTAAAAAATGAAAAAATAAATACAAAATCATCAAATTCGCTATCAAAAAGCCTAAAAAAGCTATGGAAAAACGATTCTTTTTAAGTTGTTCCGATTTGCATAAACAAAAATCCGGCAAACCGACTTATCTTTACGAAGAAATCTCGGAAGAAGAAGCCACCAAACACGAAAATGAACGAGCTTATTACATCGGATACTTTCAAAATGGAATTCTAACAAAATACGAAAAAAGGTATCGTGGAGAAATTCTTTCCGAAAAGCAAATCGAACTAAAAAACGAATAAATTATGCTCTCAATTCACCTAAAAAATGCTCAAAATAAAGGAATTGGCTATATCACTTACGAAGAGGAAGTCATTTTAGCCAAACTTTATGACAAAACCGAAATAAAATTCATCAAAAAACTATGGGAAAACTATTATAATAATCCCGTTTTCTACCTTGAAGAATTAGAAATTGCTTATGAAGAACTATTTTCTCTTTCCCTTGAAATGACACAAAAAGCAACCGCATCATCTGAAATAAATTTTGTATATAAAATCATTACAATTATCTCTTATGCAGTGTATCACAAAGAAAATTTGCAATGTTTAAGCGATTAGCAAATAATAAATGAAAACACGAACAAATTAAAAATCTTTTTACCATCATTAAATAAAAAACATATGAATTTCAAACCTTCAAATAAAGTTTACAAAACACAAGAAATACAAGGCGTTTCCGTTCCTGCGATTATTGAAAACGGAGGTTATCATTTCACAGATTTAGATATTTACGAAAACGGACGTGTTTATTGCTGGAATTTTCACGATTTTGAGATTTTTAAGCAAGAAGTTAATAACGAATGGGTAGTTTTAAGCATTCCTGATGGCGAGGACATTTCAATTTTTAATTTAGGATGTTGGAAAATCAAAAATTCACAATGGATTTTCAACAAAAAGAGTTTTATTGCCTATGTTGAAAGCCTTATTCGTGAAATGAACCCGCAATGGAAGAATATTTACACCTATGTTGAGAAAAAACTCGGCAAAATTATCATTGGCGAAAACGGTCAAGGAACTATTTTTAAAGAAATTAAAAATGAATACGGATTTAATTCTAAAAAAATCGAAGCCAATAGCTTAAATCTGTACTATAAAGAAAATGAAATCTATCATTTGGTAAAAGTTATCGCCTTTGCCGACCACACTTTACAGATTACAAGGCTTGAAAATCCGTTTGAAATCAGTTTTGAGGAATTTAAAAAACTCGTTAAAGAGAAAAAAATAGTAACGAATCCGCCAAAAAATTCAGTTATAAATATCTATGGATTAGGAAGTTTCTCCATTGAGCAAAAAAGTTGGTGCAATAGCATCAAGAACATACAAAAGGAAATTGAAGAAATATTCAGAAAGCTCAATAATGTCCCCACTCTGTTTGAAATTTGCTTAAATACATTCAAAGAATTCAAAAACAATCCAACGAAACAAAACCAAAGCAAACTGAAAAAAGCATACGAAAAAGTTCCTGAACATCAGCGTATGTATCTGGGTGATATGGACACTAAAGACACTGAAATTCGGATGATTATTTACGGAAAACAGGAAATTGAAGGCTGGTCGCATTATCAAATTGCAAAAAAAATGGGAGACCCACTGCCAAATATCCAAATTCCGGAAATAAAAGATGAAAACAACAATTAAAAAAATATCAAAAAATAAACTTATGAACGAAATTAATATCAAACCCTACAAAAGTGTTGGCAATTTTCACTTCGGGAAAACTCAAAAAGAAATCATTACTCAATTTGGAGAGGCTTCCAAAGTAGAAATAGATAATATAATGCAACGAATTACTGAATTTCGTAATGCACAAGAACTTATTTATGATAAAAAAGGCAATGATTATATTCTAAATCAAGTAATTTGTCTAAAAGACACTACGCCAATGATTGAAAATAGGGATATTTTCAGTTTAGGATTGGAAAAACTTAAGGAAATTGATAATGATTTTGTAGAAGGAAAGCAATACACCACCTTCAGAACACTGGGAATTTGTTTAGGAGGCTTTGGGAAGAAAAAAATTCCTGAAAAACGCCTTTTAATAGCCTTCAGCAGAGAAAAATTAGCTTTCTATGAAGATTTTACAATCGTGTAAAGTGAAAAAATAAGACAATGACAGATTTTAATTACATCAAAACACTTTTCAATATTCAAGAAAACAACGGATTTACCGATGAAGAGCTACAGAATATTATAAAAGTAAGCCCTAATATCCCCCAAGTGCTATATGATTATTATATTCAATTAGGAAAAATAACAAAGCTGAACCAAACACAAGATAATTTACTCATTCCTGAGCAAGTTCAATGGTCAAAAAATAAAGATTATTTAATTTTTTATGCAGAAAATCAGTGGGCTTGTGTATGGGCTATTCAAAAAGAAGACCTTACAGAGGAAAATCCGCCTGTTTATATGAGCAAAAATCAAGAAACTTGGGAAGAAGAATCCGAAACGCTTACTGATTTCTTAAATGCAATGACAAATTTACAAGCAGTTTTCAGTTTTGAATATTCGTCAGAAGATTTTTTATTTATAAATGAAGAAGAATTAAAATTTATAAAACAAAATTTCCAAAAAAAGCCCTTTGCTTTCAAAAAATGGATAGGTATTGATTTCTATGGTAACTCTATAGGTGATATTATTGCTATTTTTAACAACAAACCTTATTATGATGTATGTTATGCAGCTTCAAATAAGGAAAATTTTGAAGAAATTGACAAACTCATCAGAAATTTAGGTGAAAAATAAATTCAAAAATAGGAAAGTAAATATATAAAACAGAAAAGTAACTTTCAAAAATGAAATTCCTTGATAAAATATCAAAAAGTAAGTATAAAATACAGAAACGTAAATAAAGAAAATAGGAAAGTTAGTGTAAAAAATCAAAGAGAAAGTACAAAAAATAGAAAAGTCAGTACAGAATGAGATATTTTTTTAAAAGAAAATCAAAAAGTCAGTACGAAAAATAGAATAGTGACTTATAAAAATAAAATTCCTTGATAAAATATCAAAAAGTAAGTATAAAAAATAGAAAAGTGAATTATAAAAATAAAATTTCTTGATAAGAAAACTAAAAAAACAATTATAAAACAAAAAATTCATTTTACTTAGCATCAAAAAACATCTCAAAAACAGCAGAATATGAAAGAAAAAACCAATGCACAAGTCGCTTTTGATGAAACCATTAAAGCCGTTTATGATTTGTTAAAGCCTGCGGGATTCAAGAAAAAAGCACTTAACTTTTATCGAATAAAAAACGATGTTTGTCAGCTTATAAATATTCAAAAAAGCCTTTATAACAGCAATGAATCTATTACTTTTACAATAAATATTGGTGTAGATATAGCTAAAACTGACAATGATTTCCCTCCAATGACGCATTTTCATATACGAGAACGCATCGGGAATATCAAAGAAAACGAAGATTTTTGGTATGCCTTTGATGAAATTCAGGATATTTTTACCAGAAAACAAAAATATCAATCGGAAAGACAATTAGTTTTGGAAGATATTGAAAAATATGCTTTGCCTTTCTTAGATAAATTCACAAACCAAAACGATGTAGAACATTTTTATAAATAAAAACCAAAAAAACGAAAAGATATGAGTAAAGAAAAATCAGCGTACATTCAGCAAAAGATAGCTGAATTTAAAGCTAAACTGCAAAAACCTATCACGGAATTTGAAACGGGAGGATTTCGCTCAAGTGGAGAAAAAAATGAAAACTGGATTGGTCGCGTTTTTCTTTGTAAACCCAACGAAAAACAACCTGTTATCGACAAAAATGGCAAGGAATTGTATGCTCTTGCTCAGTTTTATCTTCCTGATTTGCCTTTTGTCCCCGAACAATTAAAGCACGTTACTTGGCTTACAGTATTTATGGGAAAAGAATTCCCGCACATTGAAGCTGAAACAGCTACTCCAAAAACTGATGAAAATGGAGAAGAATATTGGGAACTATCTACCGAACTTGGCAAAAATGGTGACGGTTGGCTTATCCGAGAATATACTACTGAAGATGAGTT
Proteins encoded in this region:
- a CDS encoding DUF7638 domain-containing protein, which produces MNFKPSNKVYKTQEIQGVSVPAIIENGGYHFTDLDIYENGRVYCWNFHDFEIFKQEVNNEWVVLSIPDGEDISIFNLGCWKIKNSQWIFNKKSFIAYVESLIREMNPQWKNIYTYVEKKLGKIIIGENGQGTIFKEIKNEYGFNSKKIEANSLNLYYKENEIYHLVKVIAFADHTLQITRLENPFEISFEEFKKLVKEKKIVTNPPKNSVINIYGLGSFSIEQKSWCNSIKNIQKEIEEIFRKLNNVPTLFEICLNTFKEFKNNPTKQNQSKLKKAYEKVPEHQRMYLGDMDTKDTEIRMIIYGKQEIEGWSHYQIAKKMGDPLPNIQIPEIKDENNN
- a CDS encoding CTP synthase; the encoded protein is MNEINIKPYKSVGNFHFGKTQKEIITQFGEASKVEIDNIMQRITEFRNAQELIYDKKGNDYILNQVICLKDTTPMIENRDIFSLGLEKLKEIDNDFVEGKQYTTFRTLGICLGGFGKKKIPEKRLLIAFSREKLAFYEDFTIV
- a CDS encoding DUF4304 domain-containing protein; the encoded protein is MKEKTNAQVAFDETIKAVYDLLKPAGFKKKALNFYRIKNDVCQLINIQKSLYNSNESITFTINIGVDIAKTDNDFPPMTHFHIRERIGNIKENEDFWYAFDEIQDIFTRKQKYQSERQLVLEDIEKYALPFLDKFTNQNDVEHFYK
- a CDS encoding DUF1963 domain-containing protein, with amino-acid sequence MSKEKSAYIQQKIAEFKAKLQKPITEFETGGFRSSGEKNENWIGRVFLCKPNEKQPVIDKNGKELYALAQFYLPDLPFVPEQLKHVTWLTVFMGKEFPHIEAETATPKTDENGEEYWELSTELGKNGDGWLIREYTTEDELVEYEFPTQEYPKPFPLKPIYKERDFPFWDGGGIPDGIADEISELDNYNDKENENLLNYYDDIMSGEHSYSHKFGGYPSFCQSGIYFGDDFEFVFQISSDEKAQFNVIDSGSLMFARNSKTGEWGLYYDFY